GGATGCCTTACAAGCCAAACTGCAAAACAACAACGGTGGaagaaacaagaagaagaagcagaacaaTTTCAACAAGCCTGGAGGTTCTAACAAGTACCACCAGAAAAACAATACTCAGGTTTCTCCACCTTGTCCTCACTGCAAAAAGACAAATCATCAACCAAAATGGTGCTGGTGGAGGCCAGATGCAAAATGTCTCAAGTGTGGCCAGCAAGGACACATGGAAAAGGTATGCAAGTCTCATCAACAACAAGGAGAAGTCAAGGTTGCTGAGGATCAACAAGAagaggaacaattgtttgcagCAACATGCTTTGCTGCCAAAAGCTCCACCAAATGGCTCATAGACAGCGGCTGCTCAAACCACATGACTTTTGACCTTGAACTCTTCAAAgagtttaaagaaaaaaattctaaagtcaaaattgGTAATGGAGCTTATCttgaaggaaaaggaaaaggaacagTGGCAATTCAAAGCCATACAGGTCTGAAATTAATTTCAGATGTTTTATATGTTCCTGAAATTGATCAAAACCTTTTGAGTGTTGCTCAGTTGCTGGAAAATAGCTATAAGGTGTTGTTTGAAGACTTGCACTGCCAGATCAAAGATCCAGAAGGCAAAGAAGTGTGCAAAGTTCAAATGAAAGACAAAAGGTTTGTCTTGGATCTCATGAACCTAGAACATGCTGCAGTGCACAAAGAAGTTAGCAACAATACAATATTTTGGCATAAGAGATTGGGTCATTTCCATCATGACGCTCTAATATTCATGAAGAAGAACAATCTTGCAAAAGGCTTACCGGAATTAGAAGAAGATCTTCCAACATGTGCTGCCTGTCAATATGGAAAGCAGTCAAGACTCCCATTTCCACAAAGTATGGCATGGAGGGCTTCACAAAAGTTACAATTAGTTCACACAGATGTTGGAGGACCCATAAACACACCATCATTGAATGGCAGTAAGTATTATATTGTTTTCATTGATGATAACACAAGGATGTGCTGGATTTATTTTATGAAGCTTAAATCTGAAGTTGCTGACATCTTTTGGAAGTTCAAAGCCTGGGTTGAAACTCAGAGCAAGTGCAAATTGCAGATGATCAGATCTGATAATGGATCTGAATATACCTCAGGAAAATTTAACAAGTTTTGTGAAGATGCAGGCATAGAACACCAGCTGATAGCACCTTACTCCCCCCAGCAGAATGGTGTTGCAGAAAGAAAGAATAGGGCAATTATGGAGATGGCTAGATGCTTACTTCATGACAAAGGGCTACCAAAGAAATTCTGGGCAGAAGCTGCAAATACTGCTGTATTTTTGCAAAACAGGCTGCCAACAAAAGCTTTACAAAGAAGAACACCGTTTGAAGCATGGTATGGTTACAAACCTGAATTGCTTAATTTGAAGACATTTGGCTGCTTGTGTTTCTCTCACATTCCTCATGTAAAGAGAGACAAACTAGACAAGAAAGCAGAATCTGGGATTTTTGTAGGCTATAGCTTAACTTCAAAGGCCTACAGGATCTATTTTCCACATCAGAATAAAATAATTGTTAGTAGGGATGTTAAATTCATGGAGTCAGATAGCTGGAGTTGGGAAGATGAAAATAAATCTGAATTCCAGGAGGAGAATGAAGATGTGGATGATGAACAAGTCAGAGGAACAAGATTACTTTCTAAAGTTTATCAAAGGTGCAATCTTGCTGTCATGGAGCCTGCTGGATATGAAGAAGCTGCAACTGATCAAAAGTGGATAAATGCAATGATGGAGGAGCTGAAAAAGATTGAAAAAAATCAGACATGGGAGTTGATGGACAGACCAAATCATAAGAAAGTCATTGGAGTCAAGTGGGTTTATAGAACCAAGCTTAATCCTGATGGTTTTGTGAACAAGCATAAGGCAAGACTTGTTGTCAAGGGTTATGCCCAAATGTTTGGGGTGGATTTCTCTGAAACATTTGCCCCAATTGCAAGGTTGGATACAATAAGGCTGCTGCTTGCACTTGCTGCACAAAATGATTGGATTGTACACCAATTGGATGTCAAATCAGCCTTTTTGAATGGATACTTAGAGGAAGAAATTTTTGTTGAACAACCAGAAGGATTTGTTCTTCAAGGACAAGAAGATAAGGTTTATCGATTAAAGAAGGCATTGTATGGCTTAAAACAAGCACCAAGGTCTTGGTACAGCAGAATTGATACACATTTAGAAAGCTTAGGCTTCGTGAAAAGTCTAAGTGAGTCTACCTTATATGTTAAAAAGGTGGATGAAGATATACTTGTGTTATCTCTATATGTTGATGATCTATTTGTTACAGGAAGTAGCAAGAAGATGATTgacaagtttaaaaaagaaatggAAGATGTCTTTGAAATGACCGATCTTGGAAAGATGACATTCTTTCTTGGTATGCAAGTGCAGCAAAAGCAACATGAAATATTTGTGTGTCAGGAAAAGTATGCAAAGGAAGTCCTCAAGAAGTTCAACATGGAAGAGTGCCATCCAACAGCTACTCCAATGAATCAAAAGGAGAAGTTTTGcaaagaagatgaagctgaaaAGATTGATGAAAAGCTGTACAGAAGCTTAATAGGATGCTTGATGTATTTAACAAGTATCAGGCCAGATATCATGCATTCAGTAAGTTTGCTATCAAGGTACATGCATTGTCCAAGTGAAATTCATTTTCAAGCAGCAAAAAGAATTCTTAGATATGTTAGAGGAACCACTGATTATGGAATAAGATACATGCAAGTAAAAAGTTTCAGCTTTCATGGTTATTCTGATAGTGATTGGGCAGGATGTGTTGATGACATGAGAAGCACCTCTGGTTATTGTTTTACTCTTGGTTCTGGAGTTTTTTCATGGTGTTCTAAAAAGCAAGAAATTATAGCTCAGTCTACAGCGGaagccgagtatgtagctgctgctgctgctgtgaATCAAACTCTTTGGATTAGGAAAATCATGGCAGATTTGCATATGGAACAACATGGTAGCACTCAGATTTTGGTGGACAATCAGGCTGCAATTGCAATATCCAATGATCCAGTGTTTCATGGAAAAACAAAGcacttcaagataaagcttTATTTTCTAAGAGAGGTTCAAAGGGAAGGAGAAGTGAAGCTAATCTACTGCAAGACAGAAAATCAAGTAGCTGATATCCTAACCAAGGCACTTCCAAAATCCAGATTTGAGTTCTTGAGGCAAAAGCTTGGAGTTTGCAGTTCCAAAGTCAAGGAGGAGTGTTGATTGATTGACTTTGAAATAAACAACTATAAGCTAGCTTCTTTCAGCTTATTTTGATATATTTCTTTAATTTACTTATGAATAAACGTTTATACCTTTGAGTTTATTTCACTGAACTTCTCAAATAAACTTATAAATCAATGTTTATGTGATAACTGATAAAATAAcataagcacttaattaagtCATGTACTCAAACACATTTAATCTTAGATTGTATATTTAAGGGACCAATCTAATTACTTACCGATGAAAATTCTGTTTAAATCACCATGGTCAATCAACCATGGCTCTGGATTGCTAAGGCTCTTGGTGGAATGGGAGGATACCCATTGGAGTGCAGCCCAGCAGTCATGGTAACAAGCAGGGAGAGGGTGCTCAGGAGCAAGCCTGTACTCCACACAGACGACCAAAACGTTTGTTTGTGGAACAAAGGTTTTGAAATGATCATGACATGACTTAGAGAAAGCAGATTCCAAGATGAAAGCACCACCATGAAAGTAGACCAAGATTGGTACTTTCTCAGTTACATGATGATCTTGGTTTAGCTTTTTTGGAAGGAAAAGGCGAGCTGAGATTGTGGGGTGGTGAGAGATGGTGATGTCTTTGGTTGAGAGCTCTGTTTGTGGATCATCAAGTGACGAAcacactgtcgcgggtgcgtgtcaaagtatttttgctttaaatgcagtacaaggtgatgaacaccaggatcgttctcacaaggacttgatagattattaattgatattagagtaaaacaaaagcaaataaaaagagggtttttttgattgatttggtagaaggtaacaagcaataattaaatagattaaacagaagaaagaaagtgttagtcctcggattataacattcaagtggaacaaaccttcattggttacaaaagattaattcttccttatcaattccctaattcgtgagaactaattaactaagcggaaattaattcacagtttcctaaactaagcgattaagaaacagttacgaactaacatgaactaagcgaacatgcatcaactcttatttctaaaactaagaaattaagcaaaccctagatcagaaatagatatgaagagaattaataaagaatgaatttgcattaagaacagaacctcaagtttgcaaacacaagaatattaaaaatcctaagactaactatagagtttagcaactcatattaGAAAAGAGGGAAAGATATGAGAGGGGAGGAGGTGATGTGGTGTAatggtgaggtggtgaggtctaacaaaagcctaaactcacttatttatactaataaataaacttgttcatcaagtaacaatctttgttatataaatcttttctaaatcttcacaaaatcgtgcccacataaaggagtaagctgctgaacaatcaggaattcgcgggtcccacaagaagtctgaatcttcaattgaggtaaacatgagacttgtagctctttaagtcagcttcgtgggtcttcaatcggatcctaattcggagttctgtagcccaagatatgatcattttagtgcagactgttccagattcgcaggattagcgacagcaactttgcaaggaaattatgaccaagttagaggctgattctTGAATTattctgaacatgaaagttgtagggcatcgagttatctttccaatgacatattattcgcccaatttggatatttgtagctccaggttcaacctgttctagcaaaacagtcacagaaactaaaagtgtagaattaagcacttttccatgaataatccaaataaacactaatggtcaaaacatggctaagttataacaattaagcacaaaaatgtatataatgaagcttagaaagacacacgtaaagtgcatcaattatgcgcttatcaaatacCCCACACTTAGtcttttgcactcctgggcaaaacttaacttcaaagaagattcagaaaatcaattatgataacaagtacttcctaaaacataaaaactcagcacacacttatctttgagaagtagaaattcagatttatgagcaagaaaacaaccacttcatttttcacaaagattagacaaattagatttcatcacctacattccaagtcaacaagaaatttcaaattgaacatcaaagttggatgcaagtgttatactctctactctcaagtgtttgggcttgtgtttaatcatgcttaagcaactctcatcatctcatgaaaacatgcatctatcataggcttgataagattctaacacaccaattaaattgaacaaatgcatacaaaaatcaaaggacttttgaaggttgtaatgaggctaaggtcaaggaaggatttatgaaagatattcagagttaaaaccttatgaaaaataagagcaatggggaaaatttcaaattaatcttactcacaaccccaagaattaacacattcttccttttacaacttcattttttcaacttccacttccttttctttctttagtacctttcttcactttgtaacttctctttttttctttctttttcttttttgacatttgcatatttttcctttttttttttctttcaacttcttttcaacttgcttacaatttatcctcaaggaaggcacctcttttgagcaacttagaccatgcattcaaataaatcacccccgcacttgttgaatactcattcccaagtcaattccaaagctcttacatttcctaaggtaaggtatcatcattgtttttcacttaggcttgtaatgagctacaaaagaatagagatattaggctcaaaggggttaaaacaaaggttaaaacatgcaaggtaagctttttaggccaatagcttattgaaaaagaatgccttatcacatcaaagtatgaaaatgaacaacaatttcaatcagaatcaagtcaagttctgcagtgcatataaacatgaggaaatcacacaagaaagaagagaatcatggcaaagatattaccattcaagtgtttggtccaaaatctcacaaggtaATCTCACATGACAAGCATATAACACAACAAATCCAACATATCAATTCTCAGTGCAAATCATGATGAACTCAAAATGCAAGCAACTTCATCCAAAAGAGACATGAAACTTAATAGAAAAGTGATTATATTGCTCACAAACTCAGCATCtctaaaactcattgaaaaagtgtgaactcttttattgaaaacaataaaaacaaagcaaataaattgaaattgcaaactatcctaactgaggttctactactctaaataagattcccacccccacacttaaatcacacatGGTCCACAATGTGtggcacaaatcatcaaataaattagacaagtgtaataaaagagaaaggttaggaaaaaccagggatcaagggagctggcgatacatgaaacctggtaatgctctgaatctgctatcacctgggtccggtggaggccttgcattaagaggaagctcatagtcttgaggcacaacaacgacaatccacaagtcaggtggctttggagggatctcatctgcaacaatcttaacaaactcaaactgttctctagcaccttcagcatgactcatgacaatgttcagtATGAGTGAAATTTTTTTCCAAGAATGTGTaccacctgaaataagagtaaatgaaaaattagtacattcaacaatcaactctttgtctggAGGCTTTGGCAAGGGTTTCAAAGAGTAGTCCTCCATGGAAATTGATTGGTTGCAATCAACAGACTCTCCAATAAGCACGACTTTTCAAAAATgtctagattaattaaaagcggcttatgtggaaaaattgctaatttagatCCACGTTCTACATCCATCTTCTTAACTTCATCCCTTGCAAAACATttcttgaaatcatccaacaacttattttcttcttcaccaggGTACATCTTCTCACTCTCATAAGTTCTATGTGGAAGAGGGAGATGTATTTCTTGTTGGTTGGCTTCATCATTAGAATCTGCAAAATCAAAACACATTGGACTATCAACACTAGTATCAAAAGCAACATTGACTTCAAGCTCACTAACATCACTAGAACCATCAGTGTTAGCATcaagatgagtatcaacataagAATTAACTTCATCATCTATCTCCGCATAAGCTTCATGTTGCAATGTGGGAGCATGTGCAACTAGCTCGTTAACTGGAGCTTGTAAATATGCAGTATCTTGTAGGTGTTGATCGACATTTGCATTGAGATTTGCAGACATTTGGTTCAACATGTCTTGAATTTCTTGCAATATGGAAGGTTCCTCGTGTCGAGGTTGTTGAAACTGGGCTTGATTTGCTTCATATTGCTTTGAAAGGTCTTCCAAAAATTAGGGTGGATCATTCCAAGGTTGATGGAATTCCTCTTGAGAATTATGTAGATCATGAAAAGGATATTGAAAATCCTCTTGCGGATAGTAGCATGGTGGTGCATAAATAGGCTGTTGGAATTGCCCTTGTGGATGATAGCAAGGTGGGTCACAccaaaaattttcaaaattctcttgtgGATAGCATTGAGGTGACTCAAACTGTTGTTGATAGCTCTTGAGCAACATTTGTGTAACAGAAAATTGTATCTCGTCGAGTTTGGCTTCTAGCTTATCaagtttagcttccatcactgCAAAAGCTTCATAAAATAACACTTGTTCCcttactttcaaaaaataattccACTAGAAACAAagataataaaaaaacaaaaggatagaaaaaaaaacgttagtggaaaaagaaaagaaaagaaaataaaaataaagttagTAACGAGAttatataaaagaaataaaaggaaaatgatAGAAAacgagaaaagaaaaatattagttAGCAACTAACGGAAAAAGaggggaaaaaaaaaacattacaaaaaaaaagtaaggaaAATCTAAACGAGAtctgaaacaaacaaaaaatgttagtaacaaaagaaaaaaaacaatctagtaataataataagaagaataataaagggaaagaagatagataagatagcacaataaaataaaagagagaaaagatagagaaataagaAAGAAGATAGTGATATAAAAATAGAAGATAGGAAAGAGAAATAGAAGATAGAGATAGAGATAAAAGATATGAGATAGAAATATAAGATatagatataaaataaaaatacaagcTAGAatctaataattaaaaaaaatcaagtggTGTATATAATCCCTGGttcctatttttttttgttttttttttgtttttttgttttttttaaataaaaacgaaaataaaataaattaaacaaaaaaggaaaaaaaatactctaaaaacaattaataatcaacgaagtccccggcaacggcgccaatttgacgaacacactgtcgcgggtgcgtgtcaaagtatttttgctttaaatgcagtacaaggtgatgaacaccaggatcgttctcacaaggacttgatagattattaattgatattagagtaaaacaaaagcaaataaaaagagggtttttttgattgatttggtagaagataacaagcaataattaaatagattaaacagaagaaagaaagtgttagtcctcggattataacattcaagtggaacaaaccttcattggttacaaaagattaattcttccttatcaattccctaattcgtgagaactaattaactagcgga
This is a stretch of genomic DNA from Lotus japonicus ecotype B-129 chromosome 1, LjGifu_v1.2. It encodes these proteins:
- the LOC130732786 gene encoding 2-hydroxyisoflavanone dehydratase-like encodes the protein MSANLNANVDQHLQDTAYLQAPVNELVAHAPTLQHEAYAEIDDEVNSYVDTHLDANTDGSSDVSELEVNVAFDTSVDSPMCFDFADSNDEANQQEIHLPLPHRTYESEKMYPGEEENKLLDDFKKCFARDEVKKMDVERGSKLAIFPHKPLLINLDIFEKSCLLESVCSSLDDPQTELSTKDITISHHPTISARLFLPKKLNQDHHVTEKVPILVYFHGGAFILESAFSKSCHDHFKTFVPQTNVLVVCVEYRLAPEHPLPACYHDCWAALQWVSSHSTKSLSNPEPWLIDHGDLNRIFIGGDSAGGNIAHNIAMRAGIEVLPGDVKLSGAFIVHPFFNSSYPIGSEPIIEPEQNIDHKIWNLVYPSAPGGVDNPKLNPVGPGAPSLATLGCSRIIVCVAGKDRFKDRAIWYYEAVKKSGWQGKLELFEEEDEDHIYHWLKPESESAKKLFKRLASFHHEE